Proteins found in one Limnohabitans sp. TEGF004 genomic segment:
- a CDS encoding 3-oxoacyl-ACP reductase, whose product MSDAYLNFANSAFGARLAGMLGLPRPVPLERFEAGQPVVAGDVLVGAGGTPELLPALLAAFRAMRAATVAHRSVQGWTAMANQAGLMSGLWSTGEQPGGPLKAVVFDATGLATVAQAEALYQCFHDAVRSLQSCGRVLVLGRPPEACPVAEQATVQRALEGFVKSLAKEVKRGIAVQLVYVAPGAEAQLEGTLRFFLSPRSAYVSGQVVRLAPFEAPAPSDWVQPLAGKKILVTGAARGIGAAIAETLARDGAQVVCLDVPQAQDALQAVAERLQGRALALDIADPAAAGQIAQAALADGGWDGVVHNAGITRDKTIAKMPPHLWQTLVQVNLVAQQAINQALLERGALQPQARLVCVSSISGIAGNLGQTNYAFSKAGVIGLVHSQAPRLPRGMAINAVAPGFIETQMTAAIPLAIREAGRRMNSMGQGGQPVDVAETIAWLLSPASQGVNGQVVRVCGQSLLGA is encoded by the coding sequence ATGTCCGACGCTTACCTCAACTTTGCCAACTCGGCCTTTGGCGCGCGCCTGGCCGGCATGCTGGGCCTGCCGCGTCCCGTGCCGCTCGAGCGGTTCGAAGCCGGCCAACCGGTGGTTGCTGGCGACGTGCTGGTCGGCGCCGGTGGTACGCCCGAACTGCTGCCCGCGCTGCTGGCTGCCTTCCGCGCCATGCGGGCCGCCACCGTGGCGCACCGCAGCGTGCAGGGCTGGACCGCGATGGCCAACCAGGCCGGCTTGATGAGCGGGCTGTGGAGCACCGGCGAGCAGCCGGGCGGTCCCCTCAAGGCCGTGGTGTTTGACGCCACCGGCCTGGCCACCGTGGCCCAGGCCGAGGCGCTGTACCAGTGCTTCCACGACGCGGTGCGCTCACTGCAAAGCTGCGGCCGCGTGCTGGTGCTGGGCCGCCCGCCCGAAGCCTGCCCGGTTGCCGAGCAGGCCACGGTACAGCGCGCTCTGGAAGGTTTTGTGAAATCGCTGGCCAAGGAGGTCAAGCGCGGCATTGCGGTGCAACTGGTCTATGTGGCGCCGGGAGCCGAGGCGCAACTCGAAGGCACACTGCGCTTCTTTTTGTCGCCGCGCAGCGCCTATGTGTCGGGCCAGGTGGTGCGGCTGGCACCCTTTGAGGCCCCGGCCCCGAGCGACTGGGTGCAGCCGCTGGCGGGCAAAAAGATTTTGGTGACCGGCGCGGCGCGCGGCATTGGCGCGGCCATTGCCGAAACCCTGGCGCGCGATGGCGCCCAGGTGGTCTGTCTGGACGTGCCGCAGGCCCAGGACGCCTTGCAGGCCGTGGCCGAGCGGCTGCAGGGCCGCGCGCTGGCGCTCGACATTGCCGATCCGGCGGCCGCCGGGCAGATCGCCCAGGCGGCCCTGGCTGACGGCGGCTGGGACGGCGTGGTGCACAACGCCGGCATCACCCGCGACAAGACCATCGCCAAGATGCCGCCGCACCTGTGGCAGACGCTGGTGCAGGTCAACCTGGTGGCGCAGCAGGCGATCAACCAGGCCTTGCTGGAGCGGGGCGCGCTCCAACCCCAGGCACGGCTGGTGTGCGTGTCGTCCATCTCGGGCATTGCCGGCAACCTGGGGCAGACCAACTACGCGTTTTCCAAGGCTGGCGTGATCGGCCTGGTGCACAGCCAGGCGCCACGCCTGCCCCGCGGCATGGCCATCAACGCGGTGGCGCCGGGCTTCATCGAAACGCAAATGACCGCCGCCATCCCGCTGGCCATCCGCGAAGCCGGCCGGCGCATGAATTCCATGGGGCAGGGCGGCCAGCCGGTCGATGTGGCCGAAACCATCGCCTGGCTGCTCAGCCCCGCCTCGCAGGGCGTGAATGGGCAGGTGGTGCGCGTGTGCGGCCAAAGCCTGCTGGGGGCTTAA
- a CDS encoding D-alanyl-D-alanine carboxypeptidase family protein produces MGTLLPSSASFAAKHPAAAKPAAHKKAAAAAASANALPPLAAQTALADNPPALPAKAWLLMDFDSGEVLASANADEPLPPASLTKMMTSYIVEQALRSGKLKQTDLVTVSQNAWCRGSGTESCMYLPLNSQATVIDILRGIVIQSGNDASKAIAEHMAGSEAGFAKLMNAEAQRLGMTYTQFVNPTGLPDPEHKSSARDLAILARAIIRDSAEYYPIYAEHDFKYNGIKQGNRNALLYTDPTVDGLKTGHTAEAGYCLVTSSKRNDMRLISVILNTHSAQARADHTRTLLGWGFGSFEKAVPIQPGAVVTTAKVSFGKADTVGAVLGAPWMLTVPRGQQVQATVKLKPGLEAPVAKGAVVGKVVATSNGKPLGETPLVAQADVERAGLLLRTWQYVAKWFGK; encoded by the coding sequence GTGGGCACCCTGTTGCCCAGCTCGGCGTCCTTCGCGGCCAAACACCCCGCTGCCGCCAAGCCTGCAGCGCACAAAAAGGCTGCGGCCGCCGCAGCCTCTGCAAACGCCCTGCCGCCTCTGGCCGCCCAGACGGCCCTGGCCGACAACCCGCCGGCGCTGCCTGCCAAGGCCTGGCTGCTGATGGACTTTGACTCCGGCGAGGTGCTGGCTTCGGCCAACGCCGACGAGCCGCTGCCCCCCGCATCGCTGACCAAGATGATGACCAGCTACATCGTCGAGCAAGCGCTGCGCTCAGGCAAGCTCAAGCAGACCGATCTGGTCACAGTCAGCCAGAACGCCTGGTGCCGCGGTTCGGGCACCGAGTCGTGCATGTACCTGCCGCTCAATAGCCAGGCCACCGTCATTGACATCCTGCGCGGCATTGTCATCCAGTCAGGCAACGATGCCTCCAAAGCGATTGCCGAACACATGGCCGGTTCAGAGGCCGGCTTTGCCAAGCTGATGAACGCCGAGGCCCAGCGCCTTGGTATGACGTACACCCAGTTCGTCAACCCTACGGGTCTGCCCGATCCGGAGCACAAGTCCTCCGCGCGTGACCTCGCCATACTGGCGCGCGCCATCATTCGCGACAGCGCCGAGTACTACCCCATCTACGCCGAACACGATTTCAAATACAACGGCATCAAGCAAGGCAACCGCAACGCCCTGCTCTACACCGACCCCACTGTGGACGGCCTCAAGACCGGCCACACCGCTGAGGCCGGTTATTGCCTGGTCACTTCGTCCAAGCGCAACGATATGCGCTTGATCTCGGTCATCCTCAACACCCACAGCGCACAGGCACGAGCCGACCACACGCGCACGCTGCTCGGCTGGGGCTTTGGCAGCTTCGAAAAAGCTGTCCCGATCCAGCCAGGTGCAGTGGTCACAACGGCCAAGGTGAGCTTTGGCAAGGCCGACACCGTGGGTGCGGTCCTGGGCGCGCCATGGATGCTTACCGTGCCACGCGGCCAGCAGGTGCAGGCCACGGTGAAACTGAAACCGGGCCTGGAAGCGCCCGTGGCCAAGGGCGCCGTGGTCGGCAAGGTGGTCGCCACCTCGAACGGCAAGCCGCTGGGCGAAACCCCGCTCGTGGCGCAGGCCGATGTGGAGCGCGCCGGTCTGTTGCTGCGCACATGGCAGTACGTGGCCAAGTGGTTCGGCAAGTGA
- a CDS encoding MaoC/PaaZ C-terminal domain-containing protein, translating into MQRQNITPASTLSNLARALASSFKRPGPVRALAPVTLVLPRVVVDAAHLARYAEVCGFAPSAQAPLTYPQMLTFPLVMTYMTSPACPWPAMGTVHLANAITQHAPLAAGDAVRVELSSGELLAHDKGQVFTLHLRVLRESDGEGDGQCVWQATQTLLRLGVKSPVGAPFNGAVGPELALTQAGAFDAPADTGRRYAPVSGDYNPIHLSALSARLFGFPRAIAHGLWTQARALALLQAAAPATVLQAASLTTVFKRPVLLPTRASLWQAQASTGQTVFEVRDARGEQVHLRSELRAEPAHQPTIS; encoded by the coding sequence GTGCAGCGCCAGAACATCACACCCGCCAGCACGCTGAGCAACTTGGCCCGTGCGCTGGCCAGCAGTTTCAAGCGCCCCGGGCCGGTGCGCGCGCTGGCCCCGGTCACGCTGGTGCTGCCGCGCGTCGTGGTCGACGCCGCGCACCTGGCGCGTTACGCCGAGGTCTGCGGTTTTGCCCCGAGTGCGCAAGCGCCGCTCACCTACCCGCAGATGCTGACTTTCCCCCTGGTCATGACCTACATGACTTCGCCCGCCTGCCCCTGGCCTGCCATGGGCACGGTGCACCTGGCCAACGCCATCACCCAGCATGCGCCGCTGGCCGCAGGCGATGCGGTGCGGGTGGAGCTGAGCAGCGGCGAGCTGCTGGCGCACGACAAGGGGCAGGTGTTCACGCTGCACCTGCGCGTGCTACGCGAGTCAGATGGCGAGGGCGATGGCCAATGCGTCTGGCAGGCCACACAAACCCTGCTGCGCCTGGGCGTGAAGTCGCCCGTGGGCGCACCGTTCAACGGCGCCGTGGGGCCGGAACTCGCCCTGACCCAGGCCGGTGCATTCGACGCCCCCGCCGACACCGGCCGCCGCTACGCCCCGGTGTCGGGCGACTACAACCCCATCCACCTGTCGGCGCTGAGCGCGCGCTTGTTCGGCTTTCCGCGCGCCATCGCGCATGGCCTGTGGACGCAGGCGCGCGCGCTGGCCCTGTTGCAAGCCGCCGCGCCGGCCACTGTGCTGCAAGCCGCTTCGCTCACCACCGTGTTCAAGCGGCCCGTGCTGCTGCCGACACGCGCCTCGCTCTGGCAGGCGCAGGCCAGTACAGGCCAGACCGTGTTCGAGGTGCGCGACGCACGCGGCGAGCAGGTCCATCTGCGTTCCGAACTCCGCGCCGAACCCGCGCATCAACCCACCATTTCCTGA
- a CDS encoding acetyl-CoA C-acetyltransferase, whose translation MTPNSTLRRVAIVGGNRIPFARSNTAYSRASNLDMLTATLQGLVDRFNLHGQRLGDVAAGAVMKHSRDFNLVREAVLSTTLSPETPAFDLQQACGTGLEAAMLVAHKIAVGQIECGVAGGVDTTSDAPIAVNDQLRRTLLDVSRARSPWQRLQRALRIRPGQFFQPELPRNGEPRTGLSMGEHAELMAREWGITREAQDALALQSHHNLARAYGEGFFVDLMTPFLGVKQDNNLRQGLNAEQLAKLKPVFDRKVAPGQGTLTAGNATPLTDGASAVLLASEAWAAERGLPVLAYLTFSEVAAVDFFNPDPAKKEGLLMAPAYAVPRMLARAGLTLQDFDFYEIHEAFAAQVLCTLQAWEDPAFCRDKLGLAQPLGAIDRSKLNVNGSSLAAGHPFAATGGRIVATLAKLLAQKGSGRGLISICAAGGQGVVAILEK comes from the coding sequence ATGACCCCCAACAGCACCCTCCGTCGCGTCGCCATCGTGGGTGGCAACCGCATCCCGTTTGCGCGCTCCAACACCGCCTACAGCCGCGCCTCCAACCTCGATATGCTCACGGCCACGCTGCAAGGCCTGGTGGACCGCTTCAACCTGCATGGCCAGCGCCTGGGCGACGTGGCCGCAGGCGCGGTGATGAAGCATTCGCGCGACTTCAACCTGGTGCGCGAAGCCGTGCTCTCCACCACGCTCTCGCCCGAGACCCCGGCCTTCGACCTGCAGCAGGCCTGCGGCACCGGGCTGGAGGCCGCCATGCTGGTGGCGCACAAAATTGCGGTGGGCCAGATCGAATGCGGCGTGGCCGGCGGGGTGGACACCACCTCGGACGCGCCCATCGCCGTCAATGACCAACTGCGCCGCACCCTGCTCGATGTTTCGCGCGCGCGCAGCCCCTGGCAGCGCCTGCAGCGGGCGCTGCGCATCCGCCCGGGGCAGTTCTTCCAGCCCGAGCTGCCGCGCAACGGCGAGCCGCGTACCGGCCTGTCGATGGGCGAACACGCCGAACTCATGGCCCGCGAATGGGGCATCACGCGCGAAGCGCAAGATGCCCTGGCCCTGCAAAGCCACCACAACCTGGCGCGCGCCTATGGCGAAGGTTTCTTTGTCGACCTGATGACGCCCTTCCTGGGCGTGAAGCAGGACAACAACCTGCGCCAGGGCCTGAACGCTGAACAGCTGGCCAAGCTCAAGCCGGTTTTCGACCGCAAGGTGGCGCCCGGCCAGGGCACGCTGACGGCAGGCAACGCCACACCGCTGACCGATGGCGCCTCGGCCGTGCTGCTGGCCAGCGAAGCCTGGGCGGCCGAGCGTGGTCTGCCGGTGCTGGCCTACCTCACGTTCAGCGAGGTGGCGGCGGTGGACTTTTTCAACCCCGACCCGGCCAAGAAAGAAGGCCTGCTGATGGCCCCCGCCTACGCCGTGCCGCGCATGCTGGCGCGCGCTGGGTTGACGCTGCAGGACTTCGACTTTTATGAAATCCACGAAGCCTTTGCCGCCCAGGTGCTGTGCACCCTGCAGGCGTGGGAAGACCCGGCGTTTTGCCGCGACAAGCTCGGCCTGGCGCAGCCGCTGGGCGCCATTGACCGCAGCAAACTCAATGTGAACGGCAGCTCGCTCGCCGCCGGTCACCCGTTTGCCGCCACCGGCGGGCGCATTGTGGCCACGCTGGCCAAGCTGCTCGCGCAAAAAGGCAGCGGGCGCGGTTTGATTTCCATCTGCGCCGCTGGCGGCCAGGGCGTCGTGGCCATTCTGGAGAAATGA
- the fabR gene encoding HTH-type transcriptional repressor FabR, which produces MPNARPDTPAPATPEPPLSRQDRKDLTRQSLVQAALRLIGEGRSFTSLGIREIAREAGMVPNAFYRHFRSPDELGLSLVDEVGATLRGLLRQARQPSSAQTSVVRQSVQVYLQYVRDNRVLFRFISSERAGGSRVLRLAIRHEVQRFVDDTARDLAPLEAYQGLSQASLHMVCGLMVNTLLAAAPEVLDLPADEPQSEQAMVQDFVQQLQIILLGAASWREAERR; this is translated from the coding sequence ATGCCGAACGCCCGTCCCGACACCCCCGCCCCCGCCACGCCCGAGCCGCCGCTGAGCCGGCAAGACCGCAAGGACCTGACCCGCCAAAGCCTGGTGCAGGCCGCGCTGCGGTTGATCGGCGAGGGACGCAGCTTCACCAGCCTGGGCATCCGCGAGATCGCGCGCGAGGCCGGCATGGTGCCCAATGCGTTTTACCGGCACTTTCGCAGCCCAGACGAGCTGGGCCTGAGCCTGGTGGACGAGGTGGGGGCCACGCTTCGCGGCCTGCTGCGCCAGGCGCGCCAGCCGAGTTCGGCCCAGACCAGCGTGGTGCGCCAGTCGGTGCAGGTGTACCTGCAGTACGTGCGCGACAACCGGGTGCTGTTCCGCTTCATCTCGAGCGAGCGCGCGGGTGGCAGCCGGGTGCTGCGGCTGGCGATCCGCCACGAGGTGCAGCGTTTTGTGGACGACACGGCACGCGACCTGGCGCCGCTGGAGGCCTACCAGGGCCTGTCGCAGGCCAGCCTGCACATGGTCTGCGGCCTGATGGTCAACACCCTGCTGGCCGCCGCCCCCGAGGTTCTGGATCTGCCCGCCGACGAGCCTCAGTCCGAGCAGGCGATGGTGCAGGACTTCGTGCAGCAGTTGCAGATCATCTTGCTGGGCGCGGCCAGCTGGCGCGAGGCAGAGCGGCGCTGA